A window of the Halichoerus grypus chromosome 2, mHalGry1.hap1.1, whole genome shotgun sequence genome harbors these coding sequences:
- the CKMT2 gene encoding creatine kinase S-type, mitochondrial isoform X2: MSSAFSKLLTGRNASLLLATMGTSALATGYLLNRQNVCAEAREHYRMFPPSADYPDLRKHNNCMAECLTPTIYAKLRNKVTPNGYTLDQCIQTGVDNPGHPFIKTVGMVAGDEESYEVFADLFDPVIKLRHNGYDPKVMKHSTDLDASKITQGQFDERYVLSSRVRTGRSIRGLSLPPACTRAERREVENVAIMALQGLKGDLEGRYYKLSEMTEQDQQQLIDDHFLFDKPVSPLLTCAGMARDWPDARGIWHNYDKTFLIWINEEDHTRVISMEKGGNMKRVFERFCRGLKEVERLIQARGWEFMWNERLGYILTCPSNLGTGLRAGVHVRIPKLSKDPRFPKILENLRLQKRGTGGVDTAAVADVYDISNTDRIGRSEVELVQIVIDGVNYLVDCEKKLEKGQDIKVPPPLPQFVRK; the protein is encoded by the exons ATGTCCAGTGCCTTCTCTAAGCTGCTCACTGGCCGCAATGCTTCCCTGTTACTTGCTACCATGGGCACCAGTGCTCTAGCCACTGGGTACCTGCTGAACCGGCAGAACGTGTGCGCCGAGGCCCGGGAGCACTACCGCATGTTCCCGCCAAG TGCAGACTACCCTGATCTGCGAAAGCACAACAACTGCATGGCCGAGTGCCTCACCCCGACCATCTACGCCAAGCTCCGCAACAAGGTGACGCCCAATGGCTACACCCTGGACCAGTGTATCCAGACTGGAGTGGACAACCCTGGCCACCCCTTCATAAAGACTGTGGGCATGGTGGCTGGTGATGAGGAGTCCTATGAG GTGTTTGCCGACCTTTTTGATCCTGTCATCAAGCTAAGGCACAATGGCTATGACCCCAAGGTGATGAAGCACTCCACGGATCTGGACGCATCCAAG ATCACGCAGGGGCAGTTTGACGAGCGCTACGTGCTGTCCTCTCGGGTACGCACAGGCCGCAGCATCCGCGGGCTGAGCCTGCCGCCTGCCTGCACCCGGGCTGAGCGACGGGAGGTGGAGAACGTGGCCATCATGGCCCTGCAGGGCCTCAAAGGGGACCTGGAAGGCCGCTACTACAAGCTGTCTGAGATGACCGAGCAGGACCAGCAACAGCTCATAGAC GACCACTTTCTATTTGATAAGCCAGTATCCCCTTTACTAACATGTGCTGGGATGGCCCGTGACTGGCCAGATGCCAGGGGAATCTG GCATAATTATGACAAGACATTTCTCATCTGGATTAATGAGGAAGACCACACCAGGGTAATCTCTATGGAAAAAGGAGGCAATATGAAAAGAGTATTTGAGCGATTCTGTCGGGGACTAAAAGAA GTGGAACGCTTAATCCAAGCGCGAGGCTGGGAGTTCATGTGGAATGAGCGACTAGGATACATTCTGACCTGCCCTTCGAACCTTGGCACAGGCTTACGGGCTGGTGTCCACGTTAGGATCCCAAAGCTCAGCAAG GATCCACGCTTCCCCAAGATCCTGGAAAACCTGAGACTCCAGAAGCGTGGCACGGGTGGTGTGGACACAGCAGCAGTGGCGGATGTGTACGATATTTCCAACACAGACCGCATTGGGCGATCAGAG
- the CKMT2 gene encoding creatine kinase S-type, mitochondrial isoform X1, protein MGPGPAQPRGFSRPRPARAVYTPQLLRAAGRGRLRLQDTHPRGRMSSAFSKLLTGRNASLLLATMGTSALATGYLLNRQNVCAEAREHYRMFPPSADYPDLRKHNNCMAECLTPTIYAKLRNKVTPNGYTLDQCIQTGVDNPGHPFIKTVGMVAGDEESYEVFADLFDPVIKLRHNGYDPKVMKHSTDLDASKITQGQFDERYVLSSRVRTGRSIRGLSLPPACTRAERREVENVAIMALQGLKGDLEGRYYKLSEMTEQDQQQLIDDHFLFDKPVSPLLTCAGMARDWPDARGIWHNYDKTFLIWINEEDHTRVISMEKGGNMKRVFERFCRGLKEVERLIQARGWEFMWNERLGYILTCPSNLGTGLRAGVHVRIPKLSKDPRFPKILENLRLQKRGTGGVDTAAVADVYDISNTDRIGRSEVELVQIVIDGVNYLVDCEKKLEKGQDIKVPPPLPQFVRK, encoded by the exons AtgggccccggccccgcccagcCCCGAGGCTTTTCAAGGCCAAGGCCGGCCCGGGCGGTTTACACTCCTCAGCTGTTGCGGGCAGCGGGACGTGGGAGACTCCGGCTCCAAG ACACTCATCCAAGAGGAAGGATGTCCAGTGCCTTCTCTAAGCTGCTCACTGGCCGCAATGCTTCCCTGTTACTTGCTACCATGGGCACCAGTGCTCTAGCCACTGGGTACCTGCTGAACCGGCAGAACGTGTGCGCCGAGGCCCGGGAGCACTACCGCATGTTCCCGCCAAG TGCAGACTACCCTGATCTGCGAAAGCACAACAACTGCATGGCCGAGTGCCTCACCCCGACCATCTACGCCAAGCTCCGCAACAAGGTGACGCCCAATGGCTACACCCTGGACCAGTGTATCCAGACTGGAGTGGACAACCCTGGCCACCCCTTCATAAAGACTGTGGGCATGGTGGCTGGTGATGAGGAGTCCTATGAG GTGTTTGCCGACCTTTTTGATCCTGTCATCAAGCTAAGGCACAATGGCTATGACCCCAAGGTGATGAAGCACTCCACGGATCTGGACGCATCCAAG ATCACGCAGGGGCAGTTTGACGAGCGCTACGTGCTGTCCTCTCGGGTACGCACAGGCCGCAGCATCCGCGGGCTGAGCCTGCCGCCTGCCTGCACCCGGGCTGAGCGACGGGAGGTGGAGAACGTGGCCATCATGGCCCTGCAGGGCCTCAAAGGGGACCTGGAAGGCCGCTACTACAAGCTGTCTGAGATGACCGAGCAGGACCAGCAACAGCTCATAGAC GACCACTTTCTATTTGATAAGCCAGTATCCCCTTTACTAACATGTGCTGGGATGGCCCGTGACTGGCCAGATGCCAGGGGAATCTG GCATAATTATGACAAGACATTTCTCATCTGGATTAATGAGGAAGACCACACCAGGGTAATCTCTATGGAAAAAGGAGGCAATATGAAAAGAGTATTTGAGCGATTCTGTCGGGGACTAAAAGAA GTGGAACGCTTAATCCAAGCGCGAGGCTGGGAGTTCATGTGGAATGAGCGACTAGGATACATTCTGACCTGCCCTTCGAACCTTGGCACAGGCTTACGGGCTGGTGTCCACGTTAGGATCCCAAAGCTCAGCAAG GATCCACGCTTCCCCAAGATCCTGGAAAACCTGAGACTCCAGAAGCGTGGCACGGGTGGTGTGGACACAGCAGCAGTGGCGGATGTGTACGATATTTCCAACACAGACCGCATTGGGCGATCAGAG